Proteins from a genomic interval of Mycobacterium conspicuum:
- a CDS encoding MMPL family transporter, protein MFAWWGRTVYRYRYIVIGVTAALCLLGGLFAIGLGKHLTSSGYYDDGSQSVKASIIGDKVYGRDRTGHVVAIFKAPDGKTVEDPAWAKKVTDELNQVVQDHPNQIMGWAGYLRAPDTTSPLIRGMVTQDKKYTFVSIPIKGDDDDTILNNYKTVAPDLQKLDGGTVQLAGLEPIANALTGTIATDLEKFEYLGVPAVTVVLFLVFGGAVAACLPAIVGGLTIAGALGLMRFAALFGPVHVFALMVISLIGFGIAIDYGLFVVSRFREEIAEGYDTEAAVRRTVMTAGRTVAFSAALIMVSTASLLVLPQGFVHSMTYAIFAAVGLAALLSITLLPACLGILGRHVDALGVRTAFRVPFLRNWKYSRAYLNWLADRLQKTKTREEVEAGFWGKLVTRVMKRPLLFAIPIAVGMILLVIPLGNLSFGAISEKYLPPDNSVRLAQEHFDKLFPSYRTDPLTLVIQSTNHQPVTDAQVADVRSKVMAISGFSEQDNDPANMWQERSYAPGASKDPSVRVLQNGLINPNTAAEKIGELRAITPPKGMEMMVGGTPALIEDSIHSLVDKAPLMAVVLISTTMLLMFLAFGSFVLPIKAAVMSVLTIGSTLGILTWIFVDGHFATLLNFTPTPLMVVIIALVVAVGYGLATDYEVFLVSRMVEARERGMSTAEAIRIGTATTGRLITAAALVLAVVAAAFVFSDLVMMKYLAFGLMAALLLDATVVRMFLVPSVMKLLGDDCWWAPRWARRLQNRLGLGEIDLPDEHKRPTGLSGGGRAVRPPVKAASLAAATPRPAHDPTHPSPPPTRPGPAPLPSGESTARLNTRPNAATDDANTTRLSVPGQPAPPPPAPTRAAPVPGPASGEDASDAADPTAALPVMRPESAAPSDSEAATEKMNARGQADHGDNGSDVGHVGNVDDAGEPRPRRRGGGGGVSAADLLRREGRL, encoded by the coding sequence GTGTTCGCCTGGTGGGGTCGAACTGTGTACCGGTATCGGTACATCGTTATCGGGGTGACGGCGGCCCTGTGCCTGCTCGGTGGTCTCTTCGCGATCGGCCTGGGTAAGCACCTCACGTCGAGCGGCTACTACGACGACGGCAGCCAGTCGGTGAAGGCTTCCATCATCGGCGACAAGGTGTACGGCCGCGACCGCACCGGCCACGTCGTCGCCATCTTCAAGGCGCCGGACGGCAAAACCGTCGAGGACCCGGCCTGGGCCAAGAAGGTCACCGACGAACTCAACCAGGTCGTGCAGGACCATCCCAACCAAATCATGGGCTGGGCCGGCTACTTGAGGGCGCCCGATACCACCAGCCCACTCATTCGGGGCATGGTCACGCAGGACAAGAAGTACACGTTCGTGTCCATTCCGATCAAGGGCGACGACGACGACACGATCCTCAACAATTACAAAACCGTCGCCCCCGACCTGCAGAAGCTCGACGGCGGCACCGTGCAGCTCGCCGGGCTGGAGCCGATCGCCAACGCCTTGACCGGCACCATCGCCACCGACCTGGAGAAGTTCGAATACCTCGGGGTGCCGGCGGTGACCGTGGTGCTGTTTTTGGTGTTCGGCGGCGCGGTCGCGGCCTGCCTTCCGGCCATCGTCGGCGGCCTGACCATCGCCGGCGCGCTGGGCCTGATGCGGTTCGCCGCCCTGTTCGGCCCCGTGCACGTCTTCGCCCTGATGGTGATCTCGCTGATCGGCTTCGGTATCGCCATCGACTACGGGCTGTTCGTGGTGAGCCGGTTTAGGGAGGAGATCGCCGAGGGCTACGACACCGAGGCGGCCGTGCGGCGCACCGTGATGACGGCCGGTCGCACCGTGGCGTTCTCCGCCGCGCTGATCATGGTCTCGACGGCCAGCCTGCTCGTGCTGCCGCAGGGCTTCGTGCATTCGATGACGTACGCGATCTTCGCCGCGGTGGGCCTCGCCGCGCTGCTGTCGATCACACTGCTGCCGGCCTGCCTGGGCATCCTGGGTCGCCACGTGGACGCGCTGGGCGTGCGGACCGCCTTCCGGGTGCCGTTCCTGCGCAACTGGAAGTACTCGCGGGCCTACCTCAACTGGCTCGCCGACCGGCTGCAGAAGACCAAAACCCGCGAAGAGGTCGAGGCCGGCTTCTGGGGCAAGCTGGTCACCCGGGTGATGAAGCGGCCGCTGCTGTTCGCCATCCCGATCGCCGTCGGCATGATCCTGCTGGTCATCCCGTTGGGCAACCTGTCGTTCGGCGCCATCAGCGAGAAGTATCTGCCGCCGGACAACTCGGTGCGCCTGGCGCAGGAACACTTCGACAAGCTGTTCCCCAGCTACCGGACCGATCCGCTCACGCTGGTCATCCAATCGACCAACCATCAGCCCGTCACCGACGCCCAGGTCGCGGACGTGCGCAGCAAGGTCATGGCGATCAGCGGCTTCAGCGAGCAGGACAACGACCCGGCGAACATGTGGCAGGAGCGCAGCTACGCGCCGGGCGCCTCGAAGGACCCCTCGGTGCGGGTGCTGCAGAACGGACTCATCAACCCCAATACCGCGGCGGAAAAGATCGGTGAGCTACGCGCCATCACCCCGCCCAAGGGCATGGAAATGATGGTGGGTGGCACGCCGGCCCTGATCGAGGATTCGATTCACAGCCTGGTCGACAAGGCGCCGCTGATGGCGGTCGTGCTGATCAGCACCACCATGCTGCTGATGTTCCTGGCGTTCGGGTCGTTCGTGTTACCGATCAAGGCCGCGGTGATGAGCGTGCTGACGATCGGGTCCACCCTGGGCATCCTGACGTGGATCTTCGTCGACGGGCATTTCGCGACGCTGCTGAACTTCACGCCGACGCCGCTGATGGTGGTGATCATCGCGCTGGTGGTGGCCGTCGGTTACGGGCTGGCCACCGACTACGAGGTGTTCCTGGTGTCCCGGATGGTCGAGGCGCGCGAGCGCGGCATGTCCACCGCCGAGGCCATCCGGATCGGCACCGCGACCACCGGGCGGTTGATCACCGCGGCCGCGCTGGTGCTGGCCGTGGTCGCCGCCGCGTTTGTGTTCTCCGACCTGGTGATGATGAAGTATCTGGCGTTCGGCCTGATGGCCGCGCTGCTGTTGGACGCGACCGTGGTGCGGATGTTCCTGGTGCCCTCGGTGATGAAGCTGCTCGGCGACGACTGCTGGTGGGCTCCGCGCTGGGCGCGGCGCCTGCAGAACCGCCTCGGCCTGGGCGAGATCGACCTGCCCGACGAGCACAAGCGGCCCACCGGGTTGAGCGGAGGGGGGCGCGCCGTGCGGCCGCCGGTGAAGGCGGCCAGCCTGGCCGCCGCGACCCCGCGTCCGGCGCACGACCCCACCCATCCCAGCCCGCCGCCCACGCGTCCCGGCCCGGCCCCGCTCCCCTCCGGCGAGAGCACCGCACGGCTGAACACTCGGCCGAACGCGGCAACGGACGACGCGAACACCACTCGCCTGTCGGTGCCCGGCCAGCCCGCGCCGCCGCCACCGGCACCGACGCGCGCCGCGCCCGTTCCCGGGCCGGCTTCCGGTGAGGATGCCAGCGACGCGGCCGACCCCACCGCCGCCCTGCCGGTCATGCGGCCCGAGAGCGCGGCTCCCTCGGATTCCGAGGCCGCCACCGAAAAGATGAACGCCCGCGGCCAGGCCGACCACGGCGACAACGGCAGCGATGTCGGCCATGTCGGCAATGTCGATGACGCCGGCGAGCCGCGGCCGCGCCGCCGCGGCGGCGGCGGGGGCGTCAGTGCCGCCGATTTGCTGCGCCGCGAAGGACGGCTTTAG
- a CDS encoding NYN domain-containing protein produces the protein MSVTEEAPPALHDEGGDSAAAEFTPPIRRVLLVWDAPNLDMGLGSILGRRPTALERPRFDALGRWLLARTADVSAARPGVTIEPEATVFTNIAPGSADVVRPWVEALRNVGFAVFAKPKIDEDSDVDRDMLEHIERRRSDGLAALVVASADGQAFRQPLEEVARDGTPVQVIGFREHASWALASDTLEFVDLEDITGVFREPLPRIGLDSLPEQGAWLQPFRPLSALLTARV, from the coding sequence ATGAGCGTGACAGAAGAAGCTCCTCCGGCCCTGCACGACGAGGGCGGCGACAGCGCCGCGGCCGAGTTCACCCCGCCGATCCGGCGGGTGCTGCTGGTGTGGGACGCCCCCAACCTCGACATGGGCCTGGGCTCGATCCTGGGCCGGCGCCCGACGGCGCTGGAGCGCCCGCGTTTCGACGCCTTAGGTCGCTGGCTGCTGGCGCGCACCGCGGACGTCTCGGCGGCTCGTCCGGGCGTCACGATCGAGCCCGAGGCCACCGTGTTCACCAACATCGCGCCGGGCAGCGCCGACGTCGTCCGGCCCTGGGTGGAGGCCTTGCGTAATGTGGGCTTCGCGGTCTTCGCCAAGCCGAAGATCGACGAGGACAGCGACGTCGACCGCGACATGCTCGAGCACATCGAGCGCCGGCGCAGCGACGGTCTCGCGGCCCTGGTGGTGGCCTCCGCCGACGGTCAGGCCTTCCGTCAGCCGCTCGAAGAGGTGGCCCGCGACGGAACGCCAGTTCAGGTCATCGGATTTCGTGAACACGCGAGTTGGGCACTAGCGTCGGATACCTTGGAATTCGTCGACCTGGAGGACATCACGGGTGTCTTCCGGGAACCATTGCCGCGGATCGGCCTGGATTCGCTGCCTGAGCAAGGGGCATGGCTGCAGCCGTTCCGGCCGCTGTCAGCGCTGTTGACAGCACGCGTATGA
- the trmB gene encoding tRNA (guanosine(46)-N7)-methyltransferase TrmB, whose amino-acid sequence MRHDGRMYAQPGVTARADTPAAERAEPNRRLPASSFRSRHSALSDLQRDTWERRWPELGLSVGQEPSGEQPDIAAWFGRRAPLVVEIGCGNGASTLAMAQDEPDIDVIAVEVYRRGLAQLLCAIEREQVGNVRLILGNGIDVLERLVAPGSLTGVRVFFPDPWPKVRHHKRRFVQPATVDLIADRLLPGGILHAATDHPGYAEHIAEVGDSQARLVRVDPGAESLPISVVRPTTKYETKAQEAGSDVTELIWKRR is encoded by the coding sequence ATGCGCCACGATGGACGGATGTATGCGCAACCGGGAGTGACGGCGCGCGCCGACACACCGGCGGCCGAGCGAGCGGAGCCCAACCGGCGCCTCCCGGCCAGCAGCTTTCGCTCACGCCACTCCGCCCTGTCCGACCTGCAACGGGACACCTGGGAGCGGCGGTGGCCGGAGCTGGGCCTATCGGTCGGGCAGGAGCCGTCGGGCGAGCAACCGGACATCGCGGCATGGTTCGGCCGGCGCGCGCCGCTGGTGGTGGAGATCGGCTGCGGCAACGGCGCGTCGACGCTGGCGATGGCGCAGGACGAACCCGACATCGACGTGATCGCGGTGGAGGTTTATCGGCGCGGGCTCGCGCAGCTGCTGTGCGCGATCGAGCGCGAGCAGGTCGGCAATGTCCGGTTGATCCTCGGCAACGGGATCGACGTGCTGGAGCGCCTCGTCGCGCCGGGCTCGCTGACCGGCGTCCGCGTCTTCTTCCCCGATCCGTGGCCGAAGGTGCGCCACCACAAGCGCCGGTTTGTGCAGCCGGCGACGGTTGACCTGATCGCCGACCGGCTACTCCCCGGTGGGATTCTGCATGCCGCGACGGACCATCCGGGTTACGCCGAGCACATCGCGGAGGTCGGAGACAGCCAGGCCCGGCTCGTCCGGGTCGATCCCGGCGCCGAATCACTACCGATCTCGGTGGTGCGCCCCACTACTAAATACGAGACGAAGGCCCAAGAAGCGGGCAGCGACGTCACCGAGCTGATCTGGAAAAGACGATGA